A genomic segment from Diceros bicornis minor isolate mBicDic1 chromosome 5, mDicBic1.mat.cur, whole genome shotgun sequence encodes:
- the CATSPER2 gene encoding cation channel sperm-associated protein 2 isoform X2, whose translation MTLDSSIFLTDMATYHQAGHMQLPRADAIRSRLIDTFSLIEHLQGLSQAVPRHTIREILDPSRQKKLMLGDQHQLVRFSIKPRRVERITHGQRMMSSLRVRCSQRPPLSLWAGWVLECPLFTNFIIFLIFLNTIVLMVEIELLESSNTKLWPLKLTLEVAAWFILLIFILEILLMWLSSFFLFWKNAWNVFDFFVTILSLLPEVVVLVGVTGQSVWLQLLRICRVLRSLKLFARFRQIRVIILALVRALKSMTFLLMLLLIFFYIFAVAGVYFFEDYTRSTRQDLEYHMFFSDLLNSLVTVFILFTMDHWYALLQDTWKVPEVSRAFSSIYVILWLLLGSIIFRNIIVAMMVTNFQNIRNELNEEMTHLEVQHKADIFKRQIIQRRQNLSPEALRSSLSKTDARDASQPEESLVLEASQEKSQHSAAEEGSRASASKTKESLSKMKKSSSSSSYSSSSYDSRYFDSLGQLDWETHVHQNLPGLMEMDQDERVVWPRDSLFRYFELLEKLQYNLEERKRLQEFAVQALMNFEDK comes from the exons ATGACACTTgattcttccattttcttaacAGACATGGCCACTTATCACCAAGCAGGACACATGCAACTGCCCCGAGCTGATGCCATTCGTTCACGTCTCATTGATACTTTTTCTCTCATCGAGCATCTGCAAGGCTTGAGCCAAGCTGTGCCACGGCACACTATCCGGGAGATACTTG ATCCTTCCCGTCAGAAGAAACTTATGTTGGGAGATCAACACCAGCTTGTGCGCTTCTCCATAAAGCCTCGTCGTGTAGAACGGATTACACATGGCCAGAGGATGATGAGCAGCCTTCGAGTGCGCTGCAGTCAGAGGCCACCTCTTTCTTTGTGGGCTGGATGGGTCCTTGAGT GTCCTCTCTTCACAAACTTCATCATCTTCCTCATCTTCTTGAATACGATTGTACTGATGGTTGAAATAG AATTGCTTGAATCCTCAAATACCAAACTGTGGCCACTGAAGCTGACTCTGGAGGTGGCAGCTTGGTTCATCTTGCTTATTTTCATCTTGGAGATCCTTCTTATGTGGCTATCCAGCTTTTTCCTCTTCTGGAAGAATGCCTGGAATGTCTTTGACTTTTTTGTCACCATATTG TCCCTGCTTCCTGAGGTTGTGGTGCTGGTAGGGGTAACAGGCCAGTCTGTATGGCTCCAGTTGCTGAGGATCTGCCGGGTGCTAAGGTCTCTCAAACTCTTTGCGCGATTCCGTCAAATTCGAGTCATTATTTTGGCCCTGGTCAGGGCCCTCAAG AGCATGACCTTCCTCTTGATGTTGCTGCTCATCTTCTTCTACATTTTTGCTGTGGCTGGTGTCTACTTCTTTGAGGATTACACCCGTTCAACTCGCCAGGACCTGGAGTACCACATGTTCTTCTC GGACCTGCTGAATTCCCTAGTGACAGTGTTCATTCTCTTCACCATGGATCATTGGTATGCACTGCTTCAGGATACCTGGAAAGTGCCTGAAGTCAGCCGTGCCTTCAGCAGCATCTACGTCATCCTTTGGTTGCTACTGGGTTCCATTATCTTTCGAAATATCATAGTAGCCATGATGG TTACTAACTTCCAGAATATCAGGAATGAGCTGAATGAGGAGATGACACATCTGGAGGTTCAGCACAAAGCCGACATATTCAAGCGGCAGATTATCCAGAG GAGACAAAACCTTTCTCCTGAGGCACTGAGGTCAAGCCTTAGCAAAACCGATGCCAG AGATGCCAGTCAACCAGAGGAATCTTTGGTCTTAGAAGCTTCTCAAGAAAAGTCTCAACAcagtgcagctgaagagggttcAAGAGCATCtgcatcaaaaacaaaagagtccTTGTCAAAAATGAAAAAGTCCTCATCTTCATCTTCctactcttcctcttcttatgactCCAGATATTTTGACTCTCTTG GTCAGTTGGACTGGGAGACTCATGTGCACCAGAATCTGCCTGGGCTAATGGAAATGGATCAGGATGAACGTGTTGTTTGGCCTAGAGATTCACTCTTCCGATATTTTGAGTTGCTAGAAAAGCTTCAGTATAACCTGGAGGAGCGTAAGCGGTTACAAGAGTTTGCAG TGCAGGCACTGATGAACTTTGAAGACAAGTAA
- the CATSPER2 gene encoding cation channel sperm-associated protein 2 isoform X1 — translation MTLDSSIFLTDMATYHQAGHMQLPRADAIRSRLIDTFSLIEHLQGLSQAVPRHTIREILDPSRQKKLMLGDQHQLVRFSIKPRRVERITHGQRMMSSLRVRCSQRPPLSLWAGWVLECPLFTNFIIFLIFLNTIVLMVEIELLESSNTKLWPLKLTLEVAAWFILLIFILEILLMWLSSFFLFWKNAWNVFDFFVTILSLLPEVVVLVGVTGQSVWLQLLRICRVLRSLKLFARFRQIRVIILALVRALKSMTFLLMLLLIFFYIFAVAGVYFFEDYTRSTRQDLEYHMFFSDLLNSLVTVFILFTMDHWYALLQDTWKVPEVSRAFSSIYVILWLLLGSIIFRNIIVAMMVTNFQNIRNELNEEMTHLEVQHKADIFKRQIIQRRQNLSPEALRSSLSKTDARDASQPEESLVLEASQEKSQHSAAEEGSRASASKTKESLSKMKKSSSSSSYSSSSYDSRYFDSLGQLDWETHVHQNLPGLMEMDQDERVVWPRDSLFRYFELLEKLQYNLEERKRLQEFAGMDLGQSWGPGVKYIGIAYITGEKEEGVTYFGISASELPPHS, via the exons ATGACACTTgattcttccattttcttaacAGACATGGCCACTTATCACCAAGCAGGACACATGCAACTGCCCCGAGCTGATGCCATTCGTTCACGTCTCATTGATACTTTTTCTCTCATCGAGCATCTGCAAGGCTTGAGCCAAGCTGTGCCACGGCACACTATCCGGGAGATACTTG ATCCTTCCCGTCAGAAGAAACTTATGTTGGGAGATCAACACCAGCTTGTGCGCTTCTCCATAAAGCCTCGTCGTGTAGAACGGATTACACATGGCCAGAGGATGATGAGCAGCCTTCGAGTGCGCTGCAGTCAGAGGCCACCTCTTTCTTTGTGGGCTGGATGGGTCCTTGAGT GTCCTCTCTTCACAAACTTCATCATCTTCCTCATCTTCTTGAATACGATTGTACTGATGGTTGAAATAG AATTGCTTGAATCCTCAAATACCAAACTGTGGCCACTGAAGCTGACTCTGGAGGTGGCAGCTTGGTTCATCTTGCTTATTTTCATCTTGGAGATCCTTCTTATGTGGCTATCCAGCTTTTTCCTCTTCTGGAAGAATGCCTGGAATGTCTTTGACTTTTTTGTCACCATATTG TCCCTGCTTCCTGAGGTTGTGGTGCTGGTAGGGGTAACAGGCCAGTCTGTATGGCTCCAGTTGCTGAGGATCTGCCGGGTGCTAAGGTCTCTCAAACTCTTTGCGCGATTCCGTCAAATTCGAGTCATTATTTTGGCCCTGGTCAGGGCCCTCAAG AGCATGACCTTCCTCTTGATGTTGCTGCTCATCTTCTTCTACATTTTTGCTGTGGCTGGTGTCTACTTCTTTGAGGATTACACCCGTTCAACTCGCCAGGACCTGGAGTACCACATGTTCTTCTC GGACCTGCTGAATTCCCTAGTGACAGTGTTCATTCTCTTCACCATGGATCATTGGTATGCACTGCTTCAGGATACCTGGAAAGTGCCTGAAGTCAGCCGTGCCTTCAGCAGCATCTACGTCATCCTTTGGTTGCTACTGGGTTCCATTATCTTTCGAAATATCATAGTAGCCATGATGG TTACTAACTTCCAGAATATCAGGAATGAGCTGAATGAGGAGATGACACATCTGGAGGTTCAGCACAAAGCCGACATATTCAAGCGGCAGATTATCCAGAG GAGACAAAACCTTTCTCCTGAGGCACTGAGGTCAAGCCTTAGCAAAACCGATGCCAG AGATGCCAGTCAACCAGAGGAATCTTTGGTCTTAGAAGCTTCTCAAGAAAAGTCTCAACAcagtgcagctgaagagggttcAAGAGCATCtgcatcaaaaacaaaagagtccTTGTCAAAAATGAAAAAGTCCTCATCTTCATCTTCctactcttcctcttcttatgactCCAGATATTTTGACTCTCTTG GTCAGTTGGACTGGGAGACTCATGTGCACCAGAATCTGCCTGGGCTAATGGAAATGGATCAGGATGAACGTGTTGTTTGGCCTAGAGATTCACTCTTCCGATATTTTGAGTTGCTAGAAAAGCTTCAGTATAACCTGGAGGAGCGTAAGCGGTTACAAGAGTTTGCAGGTATGGATTTAGGGCAATCATGGGGACCAGGAGTTAAGTACATTGGAATAGCATATATAactggagagaaggaggagggtgTCACCTATTTTGGCATCTCAGCCTCTGAACTTCCACCTCACAGCTAA